The following coding sequences lie in one Arachis hypogaea cultivar Tifrunner chromosome 9, arahy.Tifrunner.gnm2.J5K5, whole genome shotgun sequence genomic window:
- the LOC112709049 gene encoding uncharacterized protein: MGQDHRRLDSKVIAQHIFMMVKVDPTISIRVLQGGVDNPLWLQGVLQKGFQHRESLLEYMAIGRSYTMSFLVGYLLCRMNLADLTENVSLGTWVQLVTQPWPGSADTIMFNRVFWTFPSCVEAFKHYKPLIFIDGTHLYGKYGGTLLMAIAQDGNSRLVVTSL; this comes from the exons ATGGGACAAGACCATCGTAGGTTGGATTCGAAGGTGATTGCTCAACACATTTTCATGATGGTCAAAGTCGATCCAACAATCAGCATCAGGGTTTTGCAAGGAGGTGTGGATAATCCACTTTGGTTACAAGGCGTCCTACAGAAAGGCTTTCAACACAGAGAGTCATTGCTAGAATATATGGCAATTGGGAGGAGTTATACAATGAGCTTCCTCGTCGGTTATTTGCTATGTAGAATGAATCTTGCAGAT CTAACTGAAAATGTGTCTTTAGGAACTTGGGTGCAACTAGTAACACAGCCTTGGCCTGGTTCTGCCGACACAATCATGTTTAATCGGGTTTTTTGGACGTTTCCATCGTGTGTTGAGGCTTTCAAGCATTACAAGCCACTTATTTTCATTGATGGCACCCACTTATATGGTAAATACGGTGGGACCTTGCTGATGGCCATAGCTCAAGATGGCAACTCAAGACTTGTCGTCACGTCCTTATAG